The genomic interval TAAAATATTTTATTAACAATAGAATTTGTTAAATTATCCAATATTTTTACACTACCATCTACAGCTAACTTAACATTAGCTTTTTGAGTTTCACGTTGTCTTATATCCTCCATAGATGCCCTTAAATTACCAAGTAATTTATCAAATTCCATTATCTTAAAGGATTCTTTAAGTAAAATGAATTCTTCATTGATGATAGATTCCGCTTCAACAAATTCCTTCCTTCTAAGATTAGTATTGATTTCAGCAATTTCTCTTAAATCATCAATGTTAAATGATTTGACACCTAATTCACAAACATCTTCAGATATATCGCGAGGATTAGCGATATCAACCATCATTAATGTTTCATAATTCCTACCGCATTTTAAAAGACGATCTTTAGTAATTACTGGATGTGGAGCACTTGTTGCACTAATAACCAAATCAGCAGTAGTTAAATATTTTTCCAAATCATTGAATAAAATAGCTTCCCCACCCAAATCTTCAGCAAGATTAACCGCAACATAATAAGTCCTATTTGCAACAAAAATAGCTTTTAAATCTTTTTCAGCAAGAGCTTTAGCAACCAGTTTACCCATTTTTCCTGCCCCAATTACCAAAACTGATTTGTCCACTAAAGAACCTATATGTTTTTCAGCCAAATCAATTGCTGCTGATCCAATAGAAACAGAACCTTTATTAATTCTAGTTTTATTTCTAACAACTTGACCAACATGAATAGCTTTTGTAAATATTGTGTCTAAAACTTTACCGCAGTGGTGATTTTTAATAGCATTGTTTTTTGCATCCTTCACCTGACCTAAAATCTGATCCTCACCAATAATCATAGATTCCAGACCAGAAGTCAAACGTAATAAATGCATAACAGCTGATTGACCATAATCAATTACAATACTCACATTTTCATGTGACAATAACTCATCATCTTCAGGAATATTGTTATTATGAATATAATATTCTTTCCTATTACATGTACTGATTTCTAT from Methanobrevibacter gottschalkii DSM 11977 carries:
- the hemA gene encoding glutamyl-tRNA reductase; protein product: MILNLRVDHKIADIQSMEVIAKDIDDLFAELQEKYSIGEYIEISTCNRKEYYIHNNNIPEDDELLSHENVSIVIDYGQSAVMHLLRLTSGLESMIIGEDQILGQVKDAKNNAIKNHHCGKVLDTIFTKAIHVGQVVRNKTRINKGSVSIGSAAIDLAEKHIGSLVDKSVLVIGAGKMGKLVAKALAEKDLKAIFVANRTYYVAVNLAEDLGGEAILFNDLEKYLTTADLVISATSAPHPVITKDRLLKCGRNYETLMMVDIANPRDISEDVCELGVKSFNIDDLREIAEINTNLRRKEFVEAESIINEEFILLKESFKIMEFDKLLGNLRASMEDIRQRETQKANVKLAVDGSVKILDNLTNSIVNKIFYDISKKVKKAAKDENEDILAACEYIFN